Sequence from the Catenuloplanes indicus genome:
CGACTTCGACGGGCTGACCATCCGGTCGCTGACCGTCGACGGCGTGCCCGCGCGCTGGTCCCGGTCCGGCGCCGAGCTGACCGTCACACCGCGCCGCGGCCTGCCGAAGAACCGGCCGTTCACCGTGGTGGTCCGCTACGACGGCGTGCCGCAGACGATCGACGACCCGAACCTCGGGCGGACCGGCGTCTTCCACACCGACGACGGCATGATCATCGCCGGCCAGCCGGACGTGGCGGCCACCTGGTTCCCGGTCAACGACCACCCGACCGACAAGGCGGCCTACACGATCCGGCTGACCGTGCCGAAGGGCCTGGAGGCGGTCGCGAACGGCGCGCTCACCGGCACCCGCACCCGCGGCGGCTGGACCACCTGGACCTGGGACGCGCCCGAGCCCATGGCCTCCTACCTGGTGACGGCGAACGTCGGCGAGTTCCGGCTGAACGCCTACCGGTCCGGTGGCATCCGCTACTGGGACGCGGTCGACCCGGACCTCTACGCGCCACCGGCCACGCCGAGCACCGGCGAGCGGTTCGCGCTCAGCGGCGTCGGCGAGCCCGGCTACCGGCGGCTGACCCGCACGATCGACGTGCCCGCCGGCGGCGCCACGCTCGGGTTCGACGCCACCCTCGCGGTGGAGAACGACTGGGACTTCTTCCTGGTCGAGGCGCACACGCCGGGCCAGGACGACTGGACCACGCTGCCGGACGCGAACGGCCACACGTCCACCGCGACCGGCGCGGTCTGCGCCTACGCGGGGGCGCTGCACCCGTTCCTGCTGCACTACGTGACGCCCGGCGAGGACGGCGCCTGCACGGCCGCGACCGGCACGACCGGGCAGTGGCACGCCGCCACCGGCGACAGCGACGGCGTGCAGGAGTGGTCGGTCGACCTGGGCGACTGGGCGGGTGGGCCGGTGGAGGTGTCGCTGACCTACGTCAACGACGACGTGATCACCCCGGCCGGCGTGTTCATCGACGACGTGGCCGTCTCCACCGGGCCGGGCAGCACCAGCTTCGAGGAGGACGGCGACACGTTCGACGGCTGGACGCCGACCGGCCCGCCGGCGGGCTCCCCGCCGAACCCGGCGCAGTGGACCGTGGGCGACGCCGGCGACATCACCACCACCGGTGACGTCATCGACGCCACCTTCGAGCGCCAGCCGGAGATCGTCGCCTTCCTGGCGGACACGTTCGGGCCGTACCCGTTCCGCACGTCCGGGGGCATCGTCGACGACATCGACGGGCTCGGCTTCGCGCTGGAGACACAGACCCGGCCGATCTACACGAAGGCCTTCTTCAGCAGCGCGGTGAGCGGCGCCGGCGTCGTCGTGCACGAGCTGGCCCACCAGTGGTACGGGGACAGTCTCGCGCTCGGCCGCTGGCAGGACATCTGGCTGAACGAGGGCTTCGCGTCCTACGCGGAGTGGCTGTGGGCGGAGCGGGAGGGGCAGGGCACCCCGCAGGAGTTCTTCGAGCAGACCTATGCGTCCATCCCGGCGGAGTCCGGGTTCTGGACGGTGAAGATCGGCGATCCAGGGCCGGTGCGGCTGTTCGACGGCGCGGTCTACACCCGCGGCGCGATGACGCTGCAGGTGCTGCGCAACCGGGTCGGCGACGCCGCGTTCTTCCGGATCCTGAAGGGCTGGGCGCAGTCGCGGGCCGGGGACAACGTGACCACGCCGCAGTTCATCGCGTTCGCGGAGCGGGTCTCCGGGCAGCAGCTCGACGACCTGTTCCAGGAGTGGCTGTTCACGGACACGAAGCCGACGATCACCACGGCGGCCCCGGACGCGAGGGCGGCGGCCGGCCTGCCCGGCCCGGTGCAGCCGAAGCTGCGTCGCTGACGCAGCGGGCCGCGGGTCCCGGAGCGATCCGGGACCCGCGGCCGCGCCGTCCGGTGGGGTGGAGTCAGCGAGAGGAGAAGGCGGCGTCGAAGGCCGCGGCGGGGGCGTCGAACGCGAGGTTGCGGACGAACTTGAGCGCTTCGGGCGCGCCGACCAGGCGGTCCATGCCGGCGTCCTCCCACTCGATCGAGAGCGGGCCGTTGTAGCCGATCGCGTTCAGCGCGCGGAAGCAGTCCTCCCACGGCACGTCGCCGTGGCCGGTCGAGACGAAGTCCCAGCCGCGCCGAAGGTCGGCCCACGGCAGGTGGGAGGAGAGGCGGCCGCGGCGGCCGTCGCCGGTGCGGACCTTCGCGTCCTTGCAGTCGACGTGGTAAATGCGGTCGGCGAAGTCCAGGATGAAATTCACCGGGTCCAGCTCCTGCCACACGAAGTGCGACGGGTCCCAGTTCAGGCCGAACGCGGGCCGGTTGCCGACCGCCTCGAGCGCGCGTTTGGTCGTCCAGTAGTCGTAGGCGATCTCGGACGGGTGCACCTCGTGCGCGAACCGCACGCCGACCTCGTCGAACACGTCCAGGATCGGGTTCCACCGGTCGGCGAAGTCCTGGTAGCCGCGTTCGATCATCGCGGGCGGCACCGGCGGGAACATCGCGAGCGTGTGCCAGATGGACGAGCCGGTGAACCCGACCACGGTCTTCACGCCCAGCTTCGCCGCGGCTCGCGCGGTGTCGGCGATCTCCGCGGCCGCGCGCTGCCGCACGCCCTCCGGCTCGCCGTCGCCCCAGATCCGGGCCGGCAGGATGTCCTGGTGCCGCTCGTCGATCGGGTGGTCGCAGACGGCCTGCCCGACCAGGTGATTGGAGATCGCGAACACCTGCAGGTTGTGCTTGGCCAGCTGCTCGCGCTTGCGGTCCACGTACGACTCGTCGGACAGCGCCTTGTCCACCTCGAAGTGGTCGCCCCAGCAGGCGATCTCCAGCCCGTCGTAGCCCCACTCGGAGGCGAGCCGGCACACCTCCTCGAACGGCAGGTCCGCCCACTGGCCGGTGAACAGCGTGATCGGTCGCGCCATGTGTCTGTCTCCCTCGGTGCCCGCGTTCTCATGCAGCGACAGGTGCACGGCGACCGCCGGGTGCCCACGGCGAACGGGCCGGGCGGCGGTCAGCCGATCGGCGGCGAGGGAGGCCGATCCCGGATCCGCCGCGGCACACGCCTGGCCGGGCCGACGGTGCGGTGCGCACCCCGGGCGGGTTGCGCCTCCCGCCCGAGCCGTCGGCCCGCGGGCACACCCGCGGATCCGGCACTCACGCTAGCCGACCCGGTCGCCGCTCGCCAGGACCCGCGACGGCTTCTTATACACGTACTGCGTCTGCAGTTCCGCGTAGCCGTCCACGCCGGCCGTCCCGCACTCGCGCCCGATCCCGGAGTCCTTCACGCCACCGAACGGGATGTGCGGCGCGACCTCCGCGTGCGTGTTGACGTACGCGGTGCCGCACTCCAGCCGGGCCGCGAGACGCTCACCGGCCGCGATGTCGGACGTCCAGACCGAGCCGCACAACCCGTACGGTGTGTCGTTCGCGGCCGCGATCGCCTCGTCCACGTCGCGGAAGCTGAGCACCGGCAGCAGCGGGCCGAACTGCTCCTCGTCCACCACGCGCATGCCCGGCCGTACCCCGGTCAGGATCATCGGCGCCTGGAAGTAGCCGCCCTCGTCCGCCCGCGCGCCGGCGTTGGCCGGCTTCGCGCCGTGTGTGAGCGCGTCGTCGAGCAGCAGGCGCACCCGCTCGAACTGCGGGCGGGTGGAGACCGGGCCGAACGAGCCGCCCGCCGACTCCGGCACCGGCGTGGCCGCGTCGGCCAGCCGGGCCAGCGCCTCGACCATCCGCGGATAGATCGACTCGTGTACGTACAGCCGCTTGACCGCGGCGCACACCTGCCCGCTCATGATCATGGAGGAGGTGAACAGCTGCGCCGCCACCAGGTCGACGTCCACGTCCGGCAGCACGATCGCGGCGTCGTTGCCGCCGAGCTCCAGCACCACCCGCTTCAGCGCGGGCGCCGCGGCCGCCGCGATGTGCCGCCCTGCCTCGACCGAGCCGGTGAACGAGATCAGCGCGATGTCCGGGTGCGCGACCAGCGCCCGCCCGGCGTCGTCGCCGCCGGCCACGATGTTGACCACGCCGGGCGGCACCACGTCCTTCCAGATCTCGCCGAGCAGCAGCGTGGCGAACGGGGTGAACGGCGACGGCTTCAGCACCACCGTGTTCCCGGCCAGCAGCGCACCGGCCACCTTCACGCAGGCGGTCAGGATCGGCGAGTTCCACGGCGTTATCGCGGCGACCACGCCGACCGGTTTCCGGACCACCCGGACCAGCCGCTCGTCGTTGTCCTCGATGACGTCGACCGGCAGCGGCGCGGCCGCGTGATGGCCGAGGAACGCCGGCCCGCCGTACGCCTCGATCGCGCCGCCCGTCGCGCCCTTCTCCAGCGCGGACACCGCGACCACGGACTCCAGCCGCGCGGTCAGCGCCTCCGCCATCGCGCCGATCACCCGGCGTCGTTCCTGCTCGCCGGCCGCGTACCAGCCCGGCTGTGCGCGCTTCGCCGCCGCGACCGCTTCGCCGACCAGGGCGCCGGTCGCGTCCGGGCAGTCGCCGATCGGGGACCGGGTGGCCGGGTTCTCCACCGGGAACGTCGCGTCGTTCCGCACGATCCGCCCGTCGACGAGGTGACCCAGGGCGGCGATCGTGGATCGGATGTCCTCCATGTCCGGCGTCCTTCCGCAGAGGCTGCTCAACGCAGTCATGCTAATCAATGCCGCCGGGTAAATTCGGTATCGCCGGCCGGGTGGTGACGATACGAATGATCGATGCCGTTCGTTGCGTTGTTCGCCGCCGTCCTGCTGCTCGGCGTCGCGGACTCGATGATCAACTCCTATATCGTGCTGTTCGGTGCGGACGAGGCCGGCCTGACCCCGATCCGGATCGGCGTGTGGTCCTCCGTGTGCGCGATCGCCGGCATGACGATCAGCTGGTGGCTCGGCCGCCGGTTCGACCACCGGCCGGCCCGCGTTTACGCGATCGTGGTGATCCTGCTCGGCGCCGCCGGATACCTGCTGCTGCCGCGGGTGACCAGCTTCCCGGTGCTGCTGGTGATGGCCGCGACCGTGCTCGGCGCGACGGGCGCGGCGTTCCCACAGCTGTTCGCACTGGCCCGGGCCGTGCTCGGCGACGGCGCCGCCGGACAGCGTTCCGCGCCGCTGCTGCGTACCGCGTGGTCGCTGGCCTGGGCCGGTGGACCGCTGTTCGGCGCGCTGGTGCTGTCCCGGGGCGGCTACGACGCGCTGATGTGGACCGCCGCCGCGGTGTTCCTCGGGTCCGCGCTGATGGTGCTCACCGTGCCCCGGCCGGGCCCGGTCACCGCCGTGCACCCGGCGCCGGGCGGCACGCCGGTCCTGCTCACCACCGCGATCACGTTGTTCTTCACCGCCATGTTCGCCGGCAGCCTGGCACTGCCGCTGTTCGTCACGCGCGCGCTTCACCAGGGGCCGGCCGCGGTCGGTGTGCTGTACAGCGTGTGCGCCGCGGTCGAGGTGGCCGCCACGCTCGGCCTGGCCGCCGTACCCGACCGGGTCGGTCAGCGGACGCTGATCCTGGGCGGCTTCGGCGCGTTCGTCTGCTACTTCGCGGTCACGGTCGTGTCCACCGGCATGCCGATGCTGGTGGCCGGGCAGATCCTGCGCGGCACCGGGATCGCGGTCGTCGGCGCGGCCGGCATCCGCTACTTCCAGGACCTGCTGGCACCGGCCACCGGCCGGGCCACCACGCTGTTCTCCAACGCCACCACGGCCGGCCTGCTGCTCTCCGGCGTACTGGCCGGCGTCGCGGTCGAACAATTCGGTTATCGCACCACGCTGCTGCTCTGCGGCGTCACGGCGGCGCTGGGCGGCGTCGCGTTCGCGCTCGCTTCCCCCGGCCGGCGTGCGGCCGTACACAGTGAACGGCCGTCCGGCGGATGAGTGCCGGTCCGCAGACCGGATGGCCGTCCACAGCGGCTGATACCATGCCCCGCGCATACCAGCCGTGATCGACGGGAACCTGTTGTGGAACGAGACGTGAGCCGGTCAGGGCCGCTGCTGGACGGGGACCCGGCCCGCGTCGGCGACTACGAGATCGTCGGGCGGCTCGGCGCCGGCGGCATGGGCGTGGTCTACCTGGCGCGCGGCGCCGACGGGCGGCAGGTCGCGGTGAAGCTCGTGCACACGGAGATAGCCGGCGACCCGGAGTTTCGGCGCCGGTTCCGCGACGAGGTGGCCCGCGCCCGGCAGGTGCCGCCGTTCTGCACCGCCGAGGTCGTGGACGCCGACCCGGACGCGGCCCGGCCGTACCTGGTCGTCGAGTACGTCGAGGGCCCGACGCTGGACGAGGAGGTCCGGCAGCGCGGGCCGCTGAACCCGGCCAACCTGCACGGGCTGGCGATCGGCGTGGCGACGGCGCTGACCGCGATCCACGGCGCCGGGGTCATCCACCGCGACCTGAAACCGGGCAACGTGCTGCTCGCGCCGGGCAGCCCCAAGGTGATCGACTTCGGCATCGCGCACGCGCTGGAGGCGGCGCAGGAGCGGCTCACCCGGACCGGCGTGTACCTGGGCACCGTGAACTACATGGCGCCGGAGCGGTTCGCGGAGGAGGCCGGCCCGATCACGGCCGCGGCGGACGTGTTCGCCTGGGGATGCGTGGTGGTGTTCGCCGGCACCGGGCGGGCGCCGTTCGACGGTGGCACGGCCATCGCCACCATGGCCCGGATCATCAGCCAGCCGCCCCGGCTGGACGGGCTGCCGGAGGGACCGCTGCGCCGGCTCGCCGGACGCGCGCTGGCCCCCGACCCGGCGAGCCGGCCGACCGCGCGGGAACTGCTCGACCTGCTGCTCGGCAACGCACCGGCCGGTGCGCTGGATGACCGGCCGGAACTGCGCTCGGCCTCGGCGGAGGCGTCGGTCGCGGCACGGACCGTCACCGACGTGCCGGCCGCGACCGACGTGCCGGCCGAGACCGTGACCGTGGCCGGCACCGGACCCGCGGCCCGGGCGGGCGAGCGGGTCACCGGGCCGGCACCGCGCCGGCGTACCGTGGCGGTTCTCACGGCGGCCGTCGCCGTCCTTGCCCTCGCCCTGCTCGGCGGCGCCGGTTTCGTCCTCCAGCAGAGCAGTCGCGCCGGTGAGCAGCCGCTCGTCCCGGCTCCCGCGGCGCCGCCGCCGAGCGCGCCGTCGACCGCACCCACCGCCGGTGGGTCCGCGCCGCCGTCGCCGTCCGCGTCCGTCACACCGTCCTCCGTGCCCGCGGCCACCCGTACCACCGCGGCTCCGGCGGCGCCGAAGCCCTCGGCGGCCGCACCGGCGCCGGACGTGCAGCCTCCGGTCGAGGCCGCGCCCGGCACCCGGTCCGGGTACGGTCCGTACCTCATCCACAACCTGCGCACCGGCCTGTGCGCCGACCTGGACGGCACCGCCGGCGGCACGCCCACGCAACCGGTCCTGCAGGACGTCTGCCGGACCACCACCGACGACAACCAGGAGTTCTCGTTCGTGCCCCGCGGCACCGACGGGTCCGGACGCCAGTTCTACTGGATCCGCAACACCGACGACGACCTCTGTCTGGACGTCGACGGCACCGGCTCGGTCCCGCGCGCCACGCCGGTCGTCGAGCGGGAGTGCTACGGCGAGGACAACCAGGACTACCGGCTGGAGCCGAAACTCACCTCCGGCGGCCGGCAGTACTACTGGCTCGTCAACACCGCCTCCGGCCTGTGCCTGGACGTCTACGGCAAGGGCGACGGCGGCAGTGCCACCCACCTCACCCTGGTCAACTGCGTCTCCGGCGACGACCACGAATGGGCACTGGTCCGCCGGTCCGACTGGTGAGGCCGCTGTCCGACGCTGTCCAGGATCGCGCGTGTACGTGACCGGACCGGCCGAGGATGGGCGTCTGCCGATCCGAGGAGGAACCCGTGCCCGTCGATCCCGTCACCGAAGCGCCCGCCTGCGACGTCTGCGGAGGCACGCCGGCTGAGTTCGCGACGTTCCGTTCCGTGCTCGCGCTGTTGATCGCCTGGCAGCTGCAGACCCGGAGAGGCTGGTTCTGCCGCGACTGCGGTGTGTCGGTGCACCGGGAGATGACCACGTTCACCATGGTCGCCGGGTGGTGGGGACTGGCGTTCCTCGGCGCGCTGACGGCGATCGCGATGAACGCGAGCGCGGCCGGGCGCCTGGCACGGCTGCCCGCACCGGCGTACCGCACCGGACGCCCGCTGGCCCCGCGCCGGCCGCTCTCGCGCAGCCCGGCGCTGATCGGGCCGATCCTGTTCGGCACGCTCGTGCTCGCGTTCTGCTGCGGGGTTCCGGGACGGTAGACCCGGCGGGTACCCTCCGGCCGCATGGAGGACATCACCACGCTGGGCGAGCTCGGTGAGGTGCTGCGACGGTTGCGGCGCAGGCAGGCCCGGCAGCGCGGTGGTGCCCAGCTGACGTACCGGGAGCTCGCCGCGGCCACCGGCTGGTCGCACGGCATCGTGGGGGAGTATCTGTCCGGGAGCGTGCTGCCGCCGACCGACCGGTTCGACGTGCTGGTCCGCATGCTCGGCGCGACCCCGCGCGAGCAGGGCGCGCTCGCCACCGCCCGGGACCGGGTCGAGGAGCACCGCCGGTCCGGCGGCGCCGTGCCGCGCGGGCTCCCGGCCGGACTGCCGGCGTTCACCGGCCGGGCCGTGGCACTGGCCGCGCTGGACGCGCTGACCGGCGGCGTCGCGATCCTCTCCGGCCCGGCCGGGGTCGGCAAGACGTCGCTGGCCGTGCACTGGGCGCACGGCGCCGCGGCCCGCTTCCCGGACGGGCAGCTCTACCTGGATCTGCGCGGCTTCGGCCCGGCTGCCGATCCGGTGCCGCCGGCCGAGGCACTGCGTCTGTTGCTCTCCCGTCTCGGCCTGGCACCCGGCCGGATCCCGGCCGGGACGGACGAGGCCGCGTCCCGGCTGCGCTACCTGACCGCGGCACGCCGTCTGCTGATCGTGCTGGACAACGCGGCGACCGCGGATCAGGTCCGGCCGCTGCTGCCGGCCGCGCCCGGCTCCCTCACGCTGGTCACCAGCCGCGCGCAGCTCACCGGCCTGGTCGCGGTCGACGGCGCGCGGCCGGTGCCACTCGGGCTGCCCGGCGACGACGAGGCCGCCGCGCTGTTCGCCGGCCGGGCGGGCGCGGCGCGGGCGGCGGCCGAACCGGAGGCGGTGGAACGGATCGTGCTGGCCTGCGCCCGGCTGCCGCTGGCCCTGGCGGTGGTCGCGGCGCGTGCGGCCGTCGCGCCGGGCATGTCACTGGCCGCGCTCGCCGCACAGCTCGCCGAGGACCGGCTCGGCGCGCTGGAGACCGGCGACCCGGCCGCGGACGTACGGTCGGCGCTGTCCTGGTCCTACCTGCGGCTGCCGCCCGCGGAGGCGCGCGTCTTCCGGCTGCTCGGCCTGCACCCGGGCGCGGACGCGGGGCCGGCGGCGATCGCAAGCCTGGCCGGACTGCCATCGGCGGCGACCCGGCGGCTGCTGGCCGGGCTGGTCCGCGTGCACCTGCTCACCGAGCAGGGCGATCGCTACGCGATGCATGACCTACTCCGGGTGTACGCGGCGGAGCTGGCGGCGGACGACGCCGACCGGGCCGGCGCGGTCGCCCGGTTGCGGGAGCACCACCTGCACAGCGCGTTCGCCGCGGCGATGCGTCTGCACCCGGCCCGGACGCCGATCACGCTCTCGCCGCCCCCGGCCGACGTGACGGTGGCCGAACCGGCGGACTCCCCGGCGGCGGACGCGTGGTTCCGCGCGGAACTTCCGCCCCTGCTCACCCTCGTCCACGGCGACGTGACCGGCTCCGGCGACGCGGTCGGCCCCGGCTCCGCGACCGGCCATGGTTCCGCGACCGGCCATGGTTCCGCGACCGGCCATGGTTCCGCGACCGGCCATGGTTCCGCGACCGGCCATGGTTCCGCGACCGGCCATGGCTCCGCGACCGGCCATGGCGACGGGATCGGCCGCGGCGACGCGGCTGTCCGTGGCGGCGCGACCGGCCCCGGCGGCGCGGCTGTGCATGGTGGCGCGACCGGCCCCGGCGGCGCAACCCCCGCCGGTGGCCGCGACGCGACGGACCGCGACGTCTACGTCTGGCGGCTCGCCTGGACGCTCGCCGACCACCTGGACCGGTCCGGCCGCTGGGCCGACTGGGTCGCCACCCAGACCGCGGCGCTGGCCGCGGCGGGCCGTCTCGGCGACGACGCCGGGCGCCTGTTCGCCCATCGCAGTCTGGCCGGCGGCGCGATCCGCCTGAACCGCTTCGGCCTGGCCCGCACCCACCTGGAGGCCTCCGCCGCGCTCGCGGAGAAGCTCGGCGACCCCGGCGCGCAGGCCCGTGCCGCGCACGCGCTCGCCTGGCTCGCCGAACAGGAGGACGACCACCCGGCCGCGCTCACCCACGCGCTGCGCGCCGCCGCGCTGTTCGCCACGGCCGGTGACCGCCTCGGCGCGGCCCGCGCCGCGAACTCGGCCGGGCTGGCCGCCGCGCACACCGGAGACCTGGCACGCGCGCTGCGCCTCTGCGAGGACGCGCTGGCCGTCCACCGCGAGCTGGACGATCGGGCCGGTGCGGCCGGGACACTGGACAGCCTCGGCGTCGTCCACCACGGACTCGGCCGCCTCGGCGACGCCGTGGCCGCGTACCGGGAGGCGATCGCGCTCTACCGGTCGGACACCGACCGGTACGGCGAGGCGGACACCCGGCGGCGGCTGGCCGACAGCCTCGACGCGGCCGGCGATCCGGCCTCGGCCACGGCCGAACGCGACCTGGCCCGGGCGATCCTGGACGATCTCGACGCCCGCTGATCTGCCGCGCTACCCCGGGCCGCGGGTCTTGCGCCGAGTCGCGGACTGGCGTCGCGGTGCGGGGCTCGTGGGTGGCGGTGGTCGCGTGGTTTCTCCGGTGTCGTGCGGGACCGGCTTCGATGCCGGGCGGCAAGCGGAGCGCCAGCGGAGGCTTGCCGCCCGGCGAGGTTGGCCCGCGGGAGCACTCGGTACGCGGCCACGCCGGAAGCGGGAAGATCGAGAACTTCGTCCTTGATCTTCGCCGTTGATGCCCGAGGAACAGCCGGTGCCGAGGCGAGGTCGCCTCGGCACCGGGGTCAGCGGGTCACCACCAGGCGGTGCAGGTCGACGCGTAGCCGACGATGTTGCCACAGGCCCGGAATCTCCAGGCGGTGCTGGAGCTGGTGTTCTTCGCGGCGCTGGTCTTCGGTGTCGCGGCCGTGGTGACCGTGAACGGCCCGCACTGGAGGATGTTGGCGCCGCCGTTCCAGGTCCACTCCAGCCAGACCCGGTCGCCCGGGCGGGTGTCGCCGCCGATGCGGGCCCAGCCGCGCTGTGCTCCGGCGACCGTGCCGTAGTTCAGCGTGATCTGGGCGCCGGTGACGAAGTTGATGATGTAGTTGCCGGCCGGTTCCGGCTGCGTCCCCCAGAGGTTGTCCGGGATGTCCACGAAGCCGTTCGCGCCACGCTCGCACTCCGCTGCCGTCGCCGCCGCCGGGGACGGCGCCACCAGCAGCGCCCCCAGTACCAGCGCCAGCAGCGCAACCCCCGTCTGGAGCGTTCGTCTGACCACTGTCCGATTACCTCCCGTGTGGTGCCGGACCGGCCGGCCCGGCACCACCAGGTTTCCGGCCGTGCGGGTGCCGGCGCGAGACGTTTCGGTCAGGGGCGAAGCATCTGGCGGCCGAGTGGCGTGATCGAGTGCAGTGAGCGCCGGCCCTCCCGGCGGGTGCTCGCCAGGCCGGCGTGCCGTAGCACGGTCAGGTGTTCGCTGACGCTGGGCAGCGACGCGCCCAGCCGATGGGCCAGATCCGTGGTGCTCTGGCCGTGCCCGGCGGCCAGCCGGCGCAGCACCTCGGCACGGGTGGCGCCGATCAGGTCGTCCAGCCGCCGCGGGCTGTCGCCGGCCGGAAGCGCGGGTGCGCGGGTGACCGGATAGACGAGCACCGGCGGCAGCGCCGGGTCGAGCAGCGAGATGGGCAGGCCATGGCAGAAATAGGACGGGACCAGCAGGAGACCCCGGCCGTCCAGATGAAGATCACGATCCGCCGGGTACGGCATGAGCAGCACCGGTGACTCCCAGCGCGCGCCCGGGAAGATCGACGGTAGGAGCCGTTCCACGCCGCCGTCCAGGAGCGCGCGGCCGCGCACCGCCCGGTCGGCCGCGACGTCGTCCTCGATCGTCCGCCAGATCGGGGCGAGCGTGGCGTGGAAGTATCCGCGCATGGACGCGCCGAGCCGGGCCAGTGCCGCGGCACCGCCGTCGGCGAGCAGGCGCACGGCCTCGGCGGACCCGGGCCGGCCGGCGAGTTGCGCCAGGTCGGTGCGGAGCCGGTGGCGCTGCGTGTGCAGCACGGTGTCGATGCCGTCATCGAGCCGGACGCTGCCACCGGCCGGGGTGAGGAAGTCCGCGGAGTAGCCGACCGGCGGGGCCAGCTGGAACAGCAGCCGCGCGTCGGCCGGCAGCCGCGGCCGGGCCCACCTGGCCCAGTCGCCGAAGATCCCACCGGCGGCACGCGAGCCCAGCGTGTGCGCGCTGAGCAGCGTCTCCCAGAGGGGATCGGGGCCCGGGGCGAGCCGGACACGTGCCAGGTCATCCGTCGTGAAGTGAATTCGCAGCACCGTCGACCCTCTCCGTGAGGCTACCGGCACCCTATGTGCTTTGTGGACGGTTGTCGGTCAGGATCAGGACATGTCCGGGCTGCCTCCGGGGCCCTCGACGGCTTTCGAGGGGGGCGGTTTGGGGCTGCGATCCGGGTCGGGTAGATTCTTCTGGTCGGCGGGAGCCGGGCGAGACGCACCACCACGGTGGGGCGTAGGCCGGTCCGCAGGACTCCCCGTAGTGAAAGAAGCGCCAGGCAATGGCGTCGATTTTGCACGGGGAAATTCGGTTATCGCTTTCCGATAATCCGGCGCTCCGGTTGACGGGGGGCGGATTTGACGGGGCGGAAAACGACCGGATAAAGTAATTGCAGCGCCGGGGGAAACGCCGGAGCTGAACGAACGAAATGCCCCACGGCGGGGTCCGGTTAACCCGGGTCGCGGTGTGGTGTGTGGTTGTTCTTTGAGAACTCAACAGGGTGCTTGAAAAGCCAGTGCCAATTGATTTATACCCCGGCCGGAGCTTCGGTTTCGGTTGGATTCCTTTGGCAGTTTGATGACTGTCGGGACAGATTTTCTCTAGATTTCGTTGGAGAGTTTGATCCTGGCTCAGGACGAACGCTGGCGGCGTGCTTAACACATGCAAGTCGAGCGGAAAGGCCCTTCGGGGTACTCGAGCGGCGAACG
This genomic interval carries:
- a CDS encoding ArsR/SmtB family transcription factor, coding for MLRIHFTTDDLARVRLAPGPDPLWETLLSAHTLGSRAAGGIFGDWARWARPRLPADARLLFQLAPPVGYSADFLTPAGGSVRLDDGIDTVLHTQRHRLRTDLAQLAGRPGSAEAVRLLADGGAAALARLGASMRGYFHATLAPIWRTIEDDVAADRAVRGRALLDGGVERLLPSIFPGARWESPVLLMPYPADRDLHLDGRGLLLVPSYFCHGLPISLLDPALPPVLVYPVTRAPALPAGDSPRRLDDLIGATRAEVLRRLAAGHGQSTTDLAHRLGASLPSVSEHLTVLRHAGLASTRREGRRSLHSITPLGRQMLRP
- a CDS encoding ATP-binding protein, whose product is MEDITTLGELGEVLRRLRRRQARQRGGAQLTYRELAAATGWSHGIVGEYLSGSVLPPTDRFDVLVRMLGATPREQGALATARDRVEEHRRSGGAVPRGLPAGLPAFTGRAVALAALDALTGGVAILSGPAGVGKTSLAVHWAHGAAARFPDGQLYLDLRGFGPAADPVPPAEALRLLLSRLGLAPGRIPAGTDEAASRLRYLTAARRLLIVLDNAATADQVRPLLPAAPGSLTLVTSRAQLTGLVAVDGARPVPLGLPGDDEAAALFAGRAGAARAAAEPEAVERIVLACARLPLALAVVAARAAVAPGMSLAALAAQLAEDRLGALETGDPAADVRSALSWSYLRLPPAEARVFRLLGLHPGADAGPAAIASLAGLPSAATRRLLAGLVRVHLLTEQGDRYAMHDLLRVYAAELAADDADRAGAVARLREHHLHSAFAAAMRLHPARTPITLSPPPADVTVAEPADSPAADAWFRAELPPLLTLVHGDVTGSGDAVGPGSATGHGSATGHGSATGHGSATGHGSATGHGSATGHGSATGHGDGIGRGDAAVRGGATGPGGAAVHGGATGPGGATPAGGRDATDRDVYVWRLAWTLADHLDRSGRWADWVATQTAALAAAGRLGDDAGRLFAHRSLAGGAIRLNRFGLARTHLEASAALAEKLGDPGAQARAAHALAWLAEQEDDHPAALTHALRAAALFATAGDRLGAARAANSAGLAAAHTGDLARALRLCEDALAVHRELDDRAGAAGTLDSLGVVHHGLGRLGDAVAAYREAIALYRSDTDRYGEADTRRRLADSLDAAGDPASATAERDLARAILDDLDAR